A single window of Usitatibacter rugosus DNA harbors:
- the groL gene encoding chaperonin GroEL (60 kDa chaperone family; promotes refolding of misfolded polypeptides especially under stressful conditions; forms two stacked rings of heptamers to form a barrel-shaped 14mer; ends can be capped by GroES; misfolded proteins enter the barrel where they are refolded when GroES binds): MAAKDVKFKEAARNRMIVGVNVLADAVKVTLGPKGRNVVLERSFGAPTVTKDGVSVAKEIELKDKFENMGAQMVKEVASKTSDVAGDGTTTATVLAQAIIAEGMKYVAAGMNPMDIKRGIDKAVAASVEQLKKNSVPCKDNKEIAQVGMISANSDASIGDRIAEAMDKVGKEGVITVEDGKGLEDELEVVEGMQFDRGYISPYFINNPEKQVALLEDPLVLLHDKKISNIRDLLPVLEQVAKAGRPLLIIAEDVDGEALATLVVNNLRGILKTTAVKAPGFGDRRKAMLEDIAILTGGTVIAEELGLKLENTTLKDLGKAKRIEVGKENTTIIDGAGKPEGIKSRVEQIRAQIEEATSDYDKEKLQERVAKLAGGVAVIKVGAATEVEMKEKKARVEDALHATRAAVEEGIVAGGGVALLRTREAISKVKGDNPEQDAGIKIILRAIEQPLREIARNAGDEPSVVVAKVAEGKGNFGYNAQTGEYGDMVKMGVLDPTKVTRFALQNAASVAGLMLTTDAMVAELPKEDKGGGPGGMGGGMGGMGDMDM, from the coding sequence ATGGCAGCCAAAGACGTCAAATTCAAGGAAGCCGCACGCAACCGCATGATCGTCGGCGTGAACGTGCTGGCCGACGCGGTCAAAGTGACCCTGGGCCCGAAAGGCCGCAACGTCGTTCTCGAGCGCTCCTTCGGCGCCCCCACCGTCACCAAGGACGGCGTGTCGGTCGCGAAGGAAATCGAGCTGAAGGACAAGTTCGAGAACATGGGCGCGCAGATGGTGAAGGAAGTCGCTTCGAAGACTTCCGACGTCGCCGGTGACGGCACCACCACCGCGACCGTGCTCGCGCAGGCCATCATCGCCGAAGGCATGAAGTACGTCGCCGCCGGCATGAACCCGATGGACATCAAGCGTGGCATCGACAAAGCCGTTGCCGCCTCCGTCGAGCAGCTCAAGAAGAACAGCGTTCCCTGCAAGGACAACAAGGAAATCGCCCAGGTCGGCATGATCTCGGCGAACTCCGATGCCTCGATCGGCGACCGTATCGCCGAGGCGATGGATAAAGTCGGCAAGGAAGGCGTCATCACCGTGGAAGACGGCAAGGGCCTGGAAGACGAGCTGGAAGTCGTCGAAGGCATGCAGTTCGACCGCGGCTACATCTCCCCGTACTTCATCAACAACCCCGAGAAGCAAGTCGCCCTGCTGGAAGATCCGCTCGTGCTCCTGCACGACAAGAAGATCTCCAACATCCGTGACCTGCTGCCGGTACTCGAGCAAGTTGCGAAAGCCGGCCGTCCCCTGCTGATCATCGCGGAAGACGTCGATGGCGAAGCCCTCGCGACCCTGGTCGTGAACAACCTGCGCGGCATCCTGAAGACGACGGCTGTCAAAGCCCCGGGCTTCGGCGATCGTCGCAAAGCCATGCTCGAAGACATCGCCATCCTCACGGGCGGCACGGTCATCGCCGAAGAGCTGGGCCTGAAGCTCGAGAACACGACGCTGAAGGACCTGGGCAAAGCCAAGCGCATCGAAGTGGGCAAGGAAAACACCACGATCATCGACGGTGCCGGCAAGCCGGAAGGCATCAAGTCGCGCGTGGAGCAGATCCGCGCCCAGATCGAGGAAGCCACCAGCGACTACGACAAAGAGAAGCTGCAGGAGCGCGTGGCCAAGCTGGCCGGCGGCGTTGCGGTCATCAAAGTCGGCGCGGCGACCGAAGTCGAGATGAAAGAGAAGAAGGCCCGCGTCGAAGACGCGCTGCACGCCACGCGTGCCGCCGTTGAAGAAGGCATCGTGGCGGGCGGCGGCGTTGCGCTGCTGCGTACGCGCGAAGCCATCTCCAAGGTGAAGGGCGACAACCCCGAGCAGGATGCCGGCATCAAGATCATCCTGCGCGCCATCGAGCAGCCGCTTCGCGAAATCGCCCGCAACGCCGGCGACGAGCCGTCGGTTGTGGTGGCGAAAGTTGCCGAAGGCAAGGGCAACTTCGGCTACAACGCCCAGACGGGCGAGTACGGCGACATGGTGAAGATGGGCGTTCTCGATCCCACCAAAGTCACGCGCTTCGCTCTCCAGAACGCAGCCTCCGTTGCCGGCCTGATGCTCACGACCGACGCGATGGTTGCCGAGCTGCCGAAGGAAGACAAAGGCGGCGGCCCCGGCGGCATGGGCGGCGGCATGGGTGGCATGGGCGACATGGACATGTAA
- the groES gene encoding co-chaperone GroES yields the protein MKLRPLHDRVIVKRLEEERKTASGIVIPDTAAEKPDQGEVLAVGPGKKNDDGKITAVDVKVGDKVLFGKYSGTTVKVDGDDLLVMREEDIMAVVN from the coding sequence ATGAAATTGCGTCCGTTGCACGACCGAGTGATCGTCAAGCGCCTGGAAGAAGAGCGGAAGACCGCTTCCGGCATCGTCATCCCCGACACCGCCGCCGAGAAGCCCGACCAGGGCGAAGTGCTGGCCGTCGGTCCCGGCAAGAAGAACGACGACGGCAAGATCACCGCCGTCGACGTCAAAGTCGGCGACAAGGTCCTCTTCGGCAAATACTCGGGCACCACCGTCAAGGTCGACGGTGACGATCTGCTCGTGATGCGCGAGGAAGACATCATGGCCGTCGTGAACTAA
- a CDS encoding DUF3014 domain-containing protein produces the protein MNPARAAIAVAVLLAVAGVGYFFFWPWYAQSPAPQASAPAASAPPAAPTGPRYPLPAEPARELPPLNESDARLTEAIASLIGLDAFGRVLNPESLVRNLVATIDNLPRETVAQRLNPMKPVPSVSVTQGTGDTLAFAPANDSRYAMHVRLLESVDTAKLVAAYRHFYPLFQQAYVDLGYPNRYFNDRLVEVIDHLLETPDPKGPIRLVQPKVLLEFADPALEEASFGQKAMLRLGSGNRARVKAKLREIRAAVTGLQPGETPPTPR, from the coding sequence ATGAACCCCGCCCGCGCCGCCATCGCCGTCGCCGTCCTGCTGGCCGTGGCCGGAGTCGGCTACTTCTTCTTCTGGCCCTGGTACGCGCAGTCCCCAGCTCCCCAAGCTTCCGCCCCCGCCGCTTCCGCGCCGCCAGCGGCGCCGACCGGTCCGCGCTATCCCCTGCCCGCGGAGCCGGCGCGCGAGCTTCCACCCCTGAACGAGAGCGACGCCCGGCTCACCGAAGCGATCGCGAGCCTGATCGGGCTCGATGCGTTCGGCCGCGTGCTCAATCCGGAGAGCTTGGTGCGCAACCTCGTGGCCACCATCGACAACCTCCCGCGCGAGACAGTGGCGCAGCGCCTGAACCCGATGAAGCCGGTGCCGAGCGTCTCGGTCACGCAGGGCACGGGCGACACACTGGCCTTCGCGCCGGCCAACGACAGCCGCTATGCGATGCACGTGCGCCTGCTGGAGTCGGTGGATACCGCGAAGCTGGTGGCGGCCTATCGCCACTTCTATCCGCTCTTCCAGCAGGCATACGTGGACCTCGGCTATCCGAACCGCTACTTCAACGACCGGCTGGTGGAGGTGATCGACCACTTGCTGGAGACGCCGGATCCGAAAGGACCGATCCGCCTCGTGCAGCCGAAGGTGCTGCTGGAGTTCGCGGACCCGGCGCTCGAAGAGGCGTCCTTCGGGCAGAAGGCGATGCTGCGATTGGGATCGGGTAACCGGGCGCGCGTGAAGGCGAAGCTGCGCGAGATCCGCGCGGCCGTCACCGGACTACAGCCCGGCGAAACTCCGCCCACGCCGCGTTAA